AGCTGACCTGCTCCAGATGCGCAGTGCCGCTGGCCGTGCGCGCGAGCAGGTAAACCGTGATGTAGTTGCCACCCGGCACTGCCGGGGCGTTCGCGCCTTCGGCTGGCGGAGCGACCCGAACACGTTCGACCCGCGACCATTCGCGCGCGACCACGCCGCCCGTTCGGGCATTGGTCGAAGCCACTGCTTCCGTGAACTGTTGCCTGGTCGTGGACGCCTTCAGCGCTGCCGAACCGGTGTCGTAGACCTGGCCGGCACCGCCAGCGTCAAGCGCCTGCGCCGTTGCGATCGCGTTGCGGATGAAGATGTCGCCCGACAATTGCTGGGCCGAAGCCGGCGCGGCCTGGACCTCGGCAGTTTGGGCCATGACAGGGGGCGCCGATAAAGCAGCAAGAGAACCCGAAAGGAACGTTGCAAGTATTATCTTCATATACGGCCTCCTCATTATTCAACCGGCACGGCGGTTTTACATCTGAATACGCTCTTCCATTCCATCTACTGCCGGCACGCAAACGCGCTTTCCCGCACGCGCACACTGCAGCACGCGATTGTCCGCGAGCAGGAGTCCGCCAATGTACGGGATTAAAGCAGGTGCGCAGCGCGCATCAACTTCAACAGTAGTTACGAAGAGTTCAGACATATCGCCCTCTTCTGCGACAATCTACCAAGAGATTGATCTTGATGATTTCGTTATGATCCCACTTTCTTAAAAGGGAATTAAAGCGATTTCAGGTCGAAAGGCATATATTTCGGCTAAGGTTTGTCAATTGGAGGGCTCGCTAGGGGTGCCAGTTATAATTATCTTAGATAGTTACCTGGCAAGTAACTTTCGACGCCGAGCACGAGGGAGAATATTCCCGCTCCCCATGTTTAATACCTGCGGGCGATACAGGCCGATTTCGGTGTAATTTGGTGTCGCGGGCAGCCCGCCTCTTCCATTCGGCGCCCGGACGAAGATCGCCGTCCGGCGAACGAAGGGCGCGGGACACCCAATGCCGAACGCAGGGCGACCTCGGAGCTCAAGAATGGAGGGATGGAGCGGGTAGCGGGAATCGAACCCGCATAACCAGCTTGGAAGGCTGGGGCTTTACCACTAAGCTATACCCGCTCAATCAAGCACTTAGGCCCGGTTGGGCGGCCGTGCTTACACGGCGTTTTACATCGCCTCGGCGATGCGCTTGCCAATTGCCACGGCGATCGCAGTTTCGTCAACATATCGTTTGCGGATCGCGGCGACCTGTTTTTCAGTCCAGCCCAACACCGTTGCGATCTGCGCGTCGATGAGGCCGCCCCCCCCCCCCGGAAGCGTTATCAGCTTGGTAGCATAAGTGCCGCGCAGATCGTGCAGGTGCTTCGCGCGAACCTGCTCCTCATCGAATTCGGCGGGGTGGACGATCCCGGCGCCGGCGTTGGCCTAGTCGCGGTATTTCGAGAACTCGATCGACAAGTCGTGTTCGCATCAGGGGCACTTCCGATACGAAGCCGCACCCTTCATATCGATATTCGATTAGCCCCGAACGCCCTCCATTTCAGGCTGCGGGGGTCGCGCGACCTCATCCTCGACCGGTTTGATCGACTTGCGCTTCAAGGCAAGCGCCGGCTTTTCGACGCAGAACCAAGACACCGCAGCGGCGGCGACCACCAAAGGAATCGCGAGCGCTGGATCGGGAAAGCCCATGACGATCAGAAGATTGATGATCGGCATGTGCCAGACATACGTGCCGTAGCTGATATCGAAACGGAGGGGGAATGCCCGAATGCCGAACGCGGCGTAGAGTATGAGGCCGGCGTAACAGGCGAAATAGAGCAAGCCCATCCGCTCGCCGGACAAATTGAACAGCGGGCCGCTGCCGTAAAGCGCCATTGCGACCATCGGGACCAATGCGATCGGAAAATACTTCAGGTTGGGCGCGATCCTGCTCCAGTTTTTGACTGCGAGCATGCCGAACCCGAACATCCACCCCCAAGCGATCGGGGTGATGGCAAGATATTCGTAGAGTCCCTTCCCCGCGAGGCGGAAAGTCAACGCAGCCGGCCCGGCGACATAGATCGCGAACGACGCGCCCGAGAGGAGCGCTACCGCATGCTTGGTGACGTTCCGCTCCATCCAGACGATCACCGGCACAGCGACGTAGAACAGGATTTCGACGGTGATCGTCCACAGCGAACCGTTGATCACGCCGACGCCGACATCGCGAAAGTGCGCCGGGTTGAATGCCTGGCCCAACGTGACTTGAGAGAAGAACCAACCGAAATAGAGGCCTGGACGTGCTGCAAGATCGGGAAGCCCTTTCGCCAGCAATGCGACGATCAGTCCGCCGATCGCCACGAGGAAGAGGGCCGGGAAAAGCCGGAGAAAGCGGTTCTCGAAGTATCGCCGATCAGGAGCGTTGCAGTACGAGGCGTAAATCAGAAAGCCGCTGACGAAAAAGAAGGCGGGGACGCCGGGGAATGCGGCCAGCCAAGCTGGCGTCCCGGTGCCGATATGGGCCGTGGTATGCACAAGCACGACCTGCATCGCGAAGACAAGGCGCAGCCATTCAAGGTTGTTCGCTCGGGGGAATCTCATCTTCGTCATGGGCCTACCATCTCGCCTTCCGCTTCCCGCATTTCGTGCAGACCTTCACGCCGTGCACGCGGCTGCTACTCCCCAAGCGGTGGCTGCCAGAAAGTAAGCAAAGCAATCGCCTCAATTGATCACTGACCAGAGCCCACCAAAGTTGTTCGATGCATCCTGCCAGAGCACTCGCGATCTGTCCAAACCATTCAGCGCGTCGATACGAGCCAAGAACATGGCCACCCACCAATCTCTCACCCCGCTCGCCATGATGACGCTTTCCGTCGTAAGCAACTCGGCATCGATGCTCTTCGTGTGAAGGCGGTGCGTATGACCCACGAAAGCATGATCGAGACCACGATCGGCAAGGAGGGCGCAACCTGACGACTTCTCGCCATGAGCGACTGATCGCGAACTTCACACTCGGCGAAATGATCCGCTCGGATTCGGTTGCGCGCAAGGGCATCCGCAACATCCCCGGCCGAGCAGAGATCGCTGCCCCTCGCCTGCTGTGCGAGGAGGGCTGCAGCAAGTGCGCGATCACTACAATCCGCCCTGAATGCAGCCTTCGGGGCCCGCACGAGCAGTCAGCACTGCAAGGGTGAGACTGCGGATTTCACCGTGTCCGGGGTGAGCCACATCGAGGTGAGCCACTGGATCTAGCGCAACCTCAACTACGACCATCTACCGCTCCTGCGGGACCAGCTCGTCATGATCGAAAAACGCGCCGCGCAGCAATCCGAACAATCGAAACAGTTGGAGGCGTCGAATGCCGAAGTCAAAGAGCTGCTGGGCAGTAGGTTGCCTGCTCGAACCGAGGTGACGTCCAGTCAGCACCGGCGGGGCTGATGGCGCCGTGCATGGTCATCAACATCATTCTCGATACGGCGGCGATCGCATCACAAGCTAGGAGCTTTACCAAGTCGGTTTCGAAGCGCGCGCAGCTCGTTCAGCGCTGGGATGACTTCGCGTTCAATCAGCTTACAGAGATCGGCCGGCGTACCAACGCCGATCAACGCCTTCGGTCGTTCAGAGAAGTCAACTCGCATCCGGGGCGATCCATTGAAATAGTGAAGCGAGCACCACCACAAAGGAGGCGGCGATCAAAGTTGCGAAAACCATGCGTTCAATACGATCGTCGATCGCGGGTTCCTCGTCTCCCTCGGTTTCATTTTACAGCCCCGTCCTAAGTGACTGAAATGGAACACCGCGAACGTTGCCGGTTTACATCGGAATTGGCGGGCACGGGCGCTTGTCGGCAGCTTGGAAGGCTGGGGCTTTACCACTAAGCTATACCCGCCCGCTCGGCGCCTGCGTTGCCATCATTGGCGCGGATTCGCAATATCGCGTTTCGGAAATCCTGCCTTTGGGCAGGCTTACCTTGCTGCCCCCAAAGCAAATCCGCTTTTGCGACGTTCTGTCGATGGTCTAGCCAGCTTGGCCGACCCCCAGCAGCGGCAGATTTTCCATAGCGCCATGCGTCGACTAACCCATCTCGAACGGCTCGAGGCCGAGAGCATTCACATCATGCGCGAGGTCGCGGCAGAGGCCGTGCGTCCCGTCATGCTCTATTCCGTCGGCAAGGACAGCGCGGTCATGCTGCACCTTGCCCGCAAGGCCTTCCATCCCTCGCCGCCGCCCTTCCCTCTGCTCCACGTCGACACGACGTGGAAATTCACCGCCATGTACGAAATGCGCGACAGGATGGCCGAGAAGGCGGGGATGGAGTTGCTCGTCTGGCATAACCCGGAAGCGAGTGAGCGCGGGATCAACCCGTTCGACCACGGGCCGCTGCACACCGACATGTGGAAGACGCAGGGGCTGAAGCAGGCGCTCGATCACTACGGGTTCGATGTCGCCTTCGGCGGCGCGCGGCGCGACGAGGAGAAGAGCCGGGCGAAGGAGCGGATCTTCTCCTTCCGCACCGCCAGCCACGGGTGGGACCCGAAGAACCAGCGGCCCGAGCTGTGGAACCTCTACAACGCGCGCAAGGCCAAGGGCGAAAGCATCCGCGTTTTCCCCCTGTCCAACTGGACCGAGCTCGACATCTGGCAGTACATCATGGCCGAAGGGATCGATATCGTCCCCCTCTACCTCGCCGCGCCGCGCCCCACGGTGGAGCGCGACGGGCTGCTGCTGATGGTCGACGACGAACGTTTCCCGCTCGAACCCGGGGAGGAGCCGGTGATGCGGTCGATCCGCTTCCGCACGCTCGGCTGCTACCCGCTGACCGGCGCGGTCGAGAGCGAGGCCTCGACCCTGAGCGAGGTCGTGCAGGAAATGCTCCTGACCACCACCAGCGAACGCCAGGGCCGCGCGATCGACAAGGATGAAGGCGGCGCCGGCATGGAGAAGAAGAAGCAAGAGGGGTACTTCTGATGGCCCGCGACGCTTCGCACGAGCCGGCTTACAAGGCCGACAGCCTGATCGCCGAGGATATCGACGCCTATCTGGAGCAGCACCAGAACAAGGGCCTGCTGCGTTTCATCACCTGCGGCAGCGTGGACGACGGGAAGTCCACGCTGATCGGGCGGCTGCTGTACGATTCGAAGATGATCTTCGAAGACCAGCTCGCCAGCCTTGAGGCGGATTCGAAGAAAGTCGGCACCCAGGGCCAGGATCTCGATTTCGCACTGCTGGTCGACGGGCTGGCGGCCGAGCGCGAGCAGGGCATCACGATCGATGTCGCCTATCGCTTTTTCGCGACGCAGAAACGCAAGTTCATCGTCGCCGACACGCCCGGGCACGAACAGTATACGCGCAACATGGTCACCGGGGCTTCGACGGCCGATCTCGCGGTGATCCTGGTCGATGCGCGCAAGGGCGTGCTGGTGCAGACCCGCCGCCATTCCTATCTCGCGCACCTGATCGGCATTCGCCATCTCGTGCTGGCGGTGAACAAGATGGACCTGGTCGATTACGACCGCGAGACCTTCGAAAGCATCGTTGCCGACTATCGCGCCTTCGCCGAGCAAATCGGCATCGAGGATTTCACCGCGATTCCGATTTCGGGCTTCAAGGGCGACAACATCACTGCTGCGCCGTCACCCGCCACGCCGTGGTACGATGGGCCGAGCCTGATCGATCATCTCGAAACGGTCGAAATCGCCAACACCGCGGCCCAGGCGCGATCGTTCGCCATGCCGGTACAATGGGTCAATCGGCCCAACCTCGATTTCCGCGGATTCTCCGGTCTCATTGCCGGCGGCACCGTCAAGCCGGGCGATCCGGTGCGCATTGTGCCTTCGGGCAAGACCAGCACCATCAAATCCATCGTCACCTTCGACGGCGAATGGGACGAAGCGGTTGCCGGGCAGTCGGTCACGCTGACACTCGAAGACGAAGTTGACTGTTCGCGCGGCGATGTGATCGCCGCAGCCGAAGATCCGCCCGAAGCGTCCGACCAGTTCGAAGCGACGATCGTGTGGATGAATGACGAAGCGCTGAAGCCCGGGCGCGGCTACTGGCTCAAGCTCGGCACCCAGACCGTGACCGCCACGGTGCAGGAGCCGAAGTACGAGATCAACGTCAACACGCTGGAACAGCTCGCGGCCAAATCGCTGACTCTCAATGCCATCGGCGTGGCCGAATTGCGTACCGACCGGCCGATCGTGTTCGAACCCTATGCCGACAGCCGCGCGCTGGGCGGGTTCATCCTGATCGACAAGATCACGAATGCCACGGTCGGCGCGGGGATGCTGCATTTCAGCCTGCGCCGCGCGCAGAACGTTCATTGGCAACCGACCACGATCACGCGCGAGGACCACGCGGCGATGAAGAACCAGCGGCCGCGCGTGCTGTGGTTCACCGGCCTTTCCGGGTCGGGCAAATCGACCATCGCCAACGCGGTGGAGCAGAAGCTGAATCTGATGAACCGGCACACGTTCCTGCTCGATGGCGATAACGTTCGCCACGGCCTGAACAGGGATCTGGGCTTTACCGAAGCCGACCGGATCGAGAACATCCGCCGCGTGGGCGAAGTGGCCAAGCTGATGACCGACGCGGGCCTGATCGTCCTAACCGCTTTCATCAGCCCGTTCCGCGCCGAACGGCAGATGGTGCGCGCGATGATCGACGAATGCGAATTTATCGAAATTTTCGTCGACACCCCGCTCGAAGTTGCCGAAGCGCGCGATGTGAAGGGGCTGTACAAGAAAGCTCGCAGCGGCCAGCTTAAGAACTTCACCGGGATCGACAGTCCTTATGAAGAACCCGAAGCCCCCGAAATCCGCGTCAACACGGTCGAAATGACCGTGGAGGAAGCGGCAGACTACATCGTTTCCAGGATCCTTCCCCTCAAATGACCGCAATGACCGACGCCGATCTGGCAGCCCATCTGGCCAAAGTTGCCGGACGAATCCTGATCGAAGTGCGCGACAGCGGCATGTTCAAGGGCAAACAGCTTGGCAGCGCCGGGGACGAAGTGTCAAACCGCTATCTGCTCCACGCGCTGCGGGCGCAGCGCCCGGACGATGGCATCCTGTCGGAAGAGAGCCGTGACACGCTGACCCGTATCGACAAGAGCCGCGTCTGGATCATCGACCCGGTGGACGGCACACGCGAATACGGGGAAGCGCGCGCCGACTGGGCCGTTCATGTCGGGCTGTCGATCGATGGAGAGGCAAAAGTGGGCGCCGTCGCGCTGCCCGGCCTCAACGGCGGCGAAGTGCTGCGCAGCGACCGCGTCGCGCCGCTGGCATCCGCTGCGGAGCGGCCGCGCCTCGTCGTCAGCCGCACCCGTCCGGCTCCTCAGGCCGAAGCGGTCGCGCAGGCAATCGGCGGGGAGCTGGTGGAAATGGGCTCGGCAGGGGCGAAGGCGATGGCGGTTGTTCGCGGTGCTGCGGAAATCTATCTTCACGCCGGCGGGCAGTATCAGTGGGACAATTGCGCCCCGGTCGCGGTTGCCGCCGCCCACGGGCTGCACTGTTCGCGCATCGACGGCAGCCCCCTGCGGTACAACGGACGGGATACGTCGTTGCCCGACCTGCTCATCTGCCGGCCGGAGTGGGCCGAGCGCGTCCTGGCGGAAGTTCGCCAGACTATCTGACGCTCATTCGGCTGTCGCCGCATCGTCCGGCAACGGTGCCTGCCCTTCCGCCAGGGGCTCTTCATCAGTCGGCACCGCGATATTGACGTCCACCCGCCGATTGGCAGCCCGCCCGGCTTCATCGGGAGAGCCGTCGAGATTGGCATTGGGCGCGATCGGACGCTGTTCGCCCAGCGCAATTATGCGGATGCGCTCCGCATCGACGCCGCGTTCGACCAGCCAGTCGCGCACCATTTCCGCGCGGCGGCGCGAGATGCGCAGATTGGCCTCGTCCTCGCCCAGCGAATCGGTATGGCCGCGCAGGACTATCGCACCGCCCGCATCCAGCTGGGGCGATTCCACGATCGTTTCGAGATCGGAGATGGCCTCGTCCGACAGCGCGCCGCCCGCGTCCGCGAATGTGACGCTGGCTTCCAGTGGTTCGAGGGCAGGCTCGATCCGTTCAACCTCCACGTCCGGCCTGATGATGGACGCGGGCGAAGCCGTCGGCGTCGGGCTGGGTTCGGGCGGGGCGGGCTGTTCGCTGCCGTTGCAGCCTGCGAGTGCGAGCGCGGCCGTTGCCGCCACCCATCGTCTCATAGTGCTAGTCCTCTCGCTCATGCCGGTTGCGCATCCGGTTCGTCGGACGCCGGAGGCCGAACCGCCTCCCCCGCCACCCGGCTTTTGGGCGGGGTGAATGAAATGATCGTATCGCCGGGCCTCGGGTCCGGTCGTGCAGCATGGGTGAAGAAGCGGAGTGTTCCGCCCTTGCGTACCAGCAGCAGCAGGTGCCCTTCTTCCGGCAACAGTTCGCGCGCGTCGTCGAAATCGAACTCTTCGGAAAGCTTCGTCTTGCGAAACACCCAGCCTTTTGCCTGGCGTTCGTTCACGTCTCCGACGCCGAACCCCGATTCGAACAGGGCCCGCCCGCGCAGCGATGCAGGGATCGCATGTTTATCGGCTTCATCGGCGGATTCGCCGAGCTGATAGACGGTGTCGCGCCCGATTTCATACGCGAACTCGTTACAGACCAGTGTATTGTACGCCTCGTTCTCGGTCGCCGCGACGAGGACCTGGAACGGGGAGAGATCGAGGTTGTGCTCGGTCGCTTCGTTCAGAATTTCCCCGTGATAATAAGGCAGCCCCGCCCGCCGCGCCGCAGCCAGGCGCTGCCAGCTGGAATCGACGATCATCACCGGTGTCTTGAGCGACTGCATTTCGTGAGCCAGGGCAATTGTCCACGGCGTGCTGCCCACGATCAGCAGCCCCGGACGGGTCGTGCCCTTCACCCCCAGCAGCCGGGCCACGAGGTTGACGGTGAACCCATGCGCGACAATCGTTGCGACGACGACCGCGAAGCTGAGGCCGATCAACACCTCGCCATCGGCGTAGCCCAGATCGGACAGGCGCAGCGCAAACAGGCCCGAGATAGCGACCAGCACGATCCCGCGCGGTGCGATCCAGGCAAGGAACAGTCGCTCGTTCCAGGGGACCGAACTGAACAGCAGGCTGGTCAGGATCGTGAGCGGCCGCACCAGGAACAGAAGCGCGAGCAGAAACAGGCCGAAGCGCCAGTTGAGATAGCTCAGCTCGCTGTAATCGAGCGAGGCAGACAGCAGGACGAAGATCCCGGAAACCAGCAGCACCGCGATGTTCTGCTTGAACGGGTGGATAGAGCGGAGGCTGGAAACGTTCATGTTCGCCAGCGCGACGCCCATCACCGTCACGGCGACGAGCCCCGCTTCGTGCTCGATCTTGTTGCTCAGCACAAAGACGCCGATGACCATGGTCAGCAGCACGGGAACCTTCAGATATTCGGGAATCAATCCGCGCGGGAACGACCAGGCCACGAAGCGCGCGGCAACATAGCCGATCCCGCCCGCGAGAAAGGCCGCGATGATCATCGGCGGCACGACCTCGACCACCGTTGCGCCGGGCGCTGCGGCGACCATGCGGAAGTATTCGTAGGCGATAACCGCGCATAGCGCGCCGATGGGATCGTTGACGATCGCTTCCCATTTCAGAACCGCCGCCGGGCGGGGCTGAACGCTCGACTGGCGCAGCATCGGCAGAACGACGGTGGGGCCCGTTACCACCAGAATGCCGGCGAACAGGATCGCGACCGGCCAGACGAGGCCGGCAATGTAATAGCCGGCGAAACTGCCCAGCAGCCATCCGATCGGCACGCCGAAGAAGACCAGACGCCAGACCGCATCGCCGGCATGGCGCAATTCGCGAAGGTCCAGGCTCAAACCGCCTTCGAACAGGATCAGGGCCACGCCGATGGCGACCATCGGTTCCAGCAGCTCGCCGAATGCATGTTCGGGATCGAACAGGCCAAGGACCGGGCCGGCGAGAAAACCCGCCGCCAGCATCAGCACGATTGCGGGCCAGCCGGTGCGCCAGGCGACCCATTGGGCGCCGATGCCGAGCACGCCCACGAGCGCGATGACGAGTGCCTGTTCTTCCATGGTGTCGGAGTGTTCCCCTCTGCCGCCCCCTGAATATACGCACCGGGAACGGAATCTATCCCGTCAGTCGCCCGGAAACTGCATCAGCGCATCAACCGCGATACCATCGGCCCGCAGTTTGGCCGCCCCGCCCAGATCGGGCAAGTCGATCGCGAAAATCGCCGTTGGGACGACGGCGCCAGCCTTGCGCAACAGCGCCGCCGCGGCGAGCGCGGTGCCCCCGGTCGCGATCAGATCGTCGACGATGATCACCCTCTCGCCAGCCGCAATCGCGCCGGGATCGATTTCCAGGCGGTCGCTGCCATACTCAAGCACGTAGTCCACGCCCAGCGTCGCAACCGGCAGCTTGCCGGGTTTGCGCACCGGTATGAAGCCGACGCCCAGCTGCACCGCCACGGCTGCGCCGAAAATGAAACCGCGCGCCTCCATCCCGGCAATCGCCTGCGCCCCGGCAGCCTGCGCCAGGCGAGCGAGATGACCGACTGCAGCGGCGAAGCCCACGCCGTGCCCGATCAGGGTCGTGATATCGCGAAACTGCACGCCGGGCGCCGGAAAGTCCGGCACGGTTCGGACAATGGCCTTGAGATCTTTGGGTGTCATCGCTCAGGCCCCAAATGCAAAGCCCCCCTCGCATCGCATGGGATGGAGGGGGGCATCATGCTGCGTATTGCGATCGGTATCAGTCGTGCTCGCGCCTGGGCGAACCGCTGGACCAGACCTGCTTCTTGGCGAAGAATGCCAGGATCGTCGCAAAAATCAGGAAGCCGAGCACCGGCCACCCGGTCTGGCGCCGCTCAACCATCTTGGGTTCTGCGGTCCAGGTCAGGAAGGCCGCGACGTCGGCGCTCATCTGCCGGATCGTCGGTTCGGGATTGCCTTCGGCATAAGTGACCTGACCGTCCGCCGTGATCGGGGGCGCCATCGCGAGATTCAGGTTGGGGAAGTACTGGTTGAAGTGCAGCCCGGCCGGCGTGTCGAAATCCGGGAACTGCGCCGTCAGCTCGTCAGGGATCGGGCCATAGCCGGTCAGCAGCGAATAGACGTATTCCGGCCCGTGATGACGCGCCTTGGTCATCAGCGAAAGATCGGGCGGGATCGCGTTGTTGTTCGCCGCGGCCGCCGCCACCGCGTTCGGATAGGGTGACGGGAAGTAATCGGTCGGCACACCTGCACGGAAGGTCGCTTCGCCCGTGTCGGGGTTGATGCCCGGAACCTGATAGCTCGCTGCCTCGGCCTTGATCTGGCCTTCGGTGTAACCGAGCCCGGCAAGGTCGCGGAAGGCGACGTACTTCAGGCTGTGGCAGGCGGCGCACACTTCCTTGTACACCTGATAACCGCGCTGCAACTGCGCCATGTCCCAGGTGCCCAGGGGCCCGTCATGCTCGAAGCCGCCTTCGGGCCCGTGGGGCGCGAGATGGAATTCATGCTCGGCAGTGTGCTGGGCTTCTTCGGTCGCCCAGGTGTAGGCGCCGGTGACGAAGGCTAGCAGCACGACGATGCTGAAGCCGAGACCGACGAGGATTGCGATAGGCCGGATCATGTTGCGTCTCTTTCTCTCGTCCTCAACTCAGGTCGCGGGCGTCGTGTTTTCGCCGAGCACGGCCTTCTTGTCCGACCCCAGCACGGCTTCGGTGATCGAATAGGGCAGCGGCTCGGGCTTCTCGAACGACGAGACGAGCGGCAGGATCACGAGGAAGTGCAGGAAGTAGTATGCGGTCGCGATCTGGCTCAGCATCACATAGGGTTCTTCAGCCGGGGCGCCGCCGCAATAGAACAGCACCGCCATCGCCGGAATCAGACCGAACCAGAAGAACTTGCGGAACAGCGGGCGGTAATGGCCGCTGCGCACCGGCGAACGGTCGAGCCAGGGCAGGAAGAACCACAGCAGGATCGCCGCGAACATCGCGATCACGCCCCACAGCTTCGCCGGCAGGATGAAGTCCATCGTGAAGGCGCGCAGGATCGCGTAGAAGGGCCAGAAGTACCATTCGGGAACGATGTGTGCCGGCGTCGAAAGCGCGTTCGCTTCGATGTAGTTGTCCGGGTGACCCAGCGCGTTGGGCAGGAAGAACACCATGATGGCGAACAGCACCAGGATCACGCCCAGGCCGAAGCCGTCCTTCGCCGTGTAGTACGGGTGGAACGGCACGGTGTCGCTTTCGCTCTTCACTTCCACGCCCGTGGGGTTCGACGAACCCGGAATGTGCAGCGCCCAGATATGCAGGATGACGACACCCGCAATCACGAACGGCAGCAGGAAGTGGAGCGAGAAGAAGCGGTTGAGCGCCGCGTCGTCAGGCGCATAGCCGCCCAGCAGCCAGACCTGCAACGGCTCGCCCACGACGGGGATCGCACCGAACAGGCCGGTGATGACTTTCGCACCCCAGAAGCTCATCTGGCCCCAGGGCAGGACGTAGCCCATGAAGGCGGTGGCCATCATCAGCAGGAAGATCACCACGCCCAGCAGCCACACCATCTCGCGCGGCGCCTTGTACGACGAGTAATAGAACCCGCGGAAAATGTGCAGGTAGATGACGATGAAGAAGAAGCTGGCACCGTTGGCGTGCGCATAGCGCATCAGCCAGCCCCAGTTCACGTCGCGCATGATGTGTTCGACCTTGCCGAAGGCGACGGTCGCATCGGATGCGTAGTGCATCGCCAGCACGATGCCGGTGACGATCTGCAGCACCAGGAAGAACCCGGCGAGAACGCCGAAATTCCACATGTAGTTGAGATTGCGCGGCACCGGATAACCGGCACCAACGGCATTATAGACGAGCCGCGGCAGGGGCAGCTTCTCGTCGAAGAATTTCGTGACCGGATTGGTCGGCGTATATTCCTTGGCCCAGGGAAAGCTCATTTTCTGTCTCTCGCTCCTCAGCCGACCGTGATCACGGTGTCGGAA
The nucleotide sequence above comes from Pelagerythrobacter marensis. Encoded proteins:
- a CDS encoding adenine phosphoribosyltransferase, whose translation is MTPKDLKAIVRTVPDFPAPGVQFRDITTLIGHGVGFAAAVGHLARLAQAAGAQAIAGMEARGFIFGAAVAVQLGVGFIPVRKPGKLPVATLGVDYVLEYGSDRLEIDPGAIAAGERVIIVDDLIATGGTALAAAALLRKAGAVVPTAIFAIDLPDLGGAAKLRADGIAVDALMQFPGD
- a CDS encoding cytochrome c1 is translated as MIRPIAILVGLGFSIVVLLAFVTGAYTWATEEAQHTAEHEFHLAPHGPEGGFEHDGPLGTWDMAQLQRGYQVYKEVCAACHSLKYVAFRDLAGLGYTEGQIKAEAASYQVPGINPDTGEATFRAGVPTDYFPSPYPNAVAAAAANNNAIPPDLSLMTKARHHGPEYVYSLLTGYGPIPDELTAQFPDFDTPAGLHFNQYFPNLNLAMAPPITADGQVTYAEGNPEPTIRQMSADVAAFLTWTAEPKMVERRQTGWPVLGFLIFATILAFFAKKQVWSSGSPRREHD
- a CDS encoding cytochrome b, producing the protein MSFPWAKEYTPTNPVTKFFDEKLPLPRLVYNAVGAGYPVPRNLNYMWNFGVLAGFFLVLQIVTGIVLAMHYASDATVAFGKVEHIMRDVNWGWLMRYAHANGASFFFIVIYLHIFRGFYYSSYKAPREMVWLLGVVIFLLMMATAFMGYVLPWGQMSFWGAKVITGLFGAIPVVGEPLQVWLLGGYAPDDAALNRFFSLHFLLPFVIAGVVILHIWALHIPGSSNPTGVEVKSESDTVPFHPYYTAKDGFGLGVILVLFAIMVFFLPNALGHPDNYIEANALSTPAHIVPEWYFWPFYAILRAFTMDFILPAKLWGVIAMFAAILLWFFLPWLDRSPVRSGHYRPLFRKFFWFGLIPAMAVLFYCGGAPAEEPYVMLSQIATAYYFLHFLVILPLVSSFEKPEPLPYSITEAVLGSDKKAVLGENTTPAT